GTCGGGGCCCGCGTCCCAGGAGCGGCCGGGCCCGTGGCGCGGCACGGCCGGGCCGGGGGCCGGAACGTACGGGGGGTTGCTGACGACGGCGTCGAACGTACGGCCCGGCAGGGCCCGGAGAAGGTCTCCCCTGCGTACGGTGACGGGCAGCCGGGCGAGCGCGGTGTTCAGCCGTGCGGACGCCACGGCGCGGCGACTGATGTCCACCGCGGTGACGCGGGCGCCGAGCCGGGCGGCGTGCAGGGCCAGCGCACCGGTCCCGGTGCACAGGTCCAGCAGATCCGTGCCCGGCCCGATCCCCTCGCGGCGCATGGCGAGGGCCAGCAGAAGCGTGTCGGTCTGCGGGCGGTACACCCCCGGAAGCCGCACGATGCGGCCCGGACGCGGGGCCGCCCCGCCCGTCGCCGGGGCCGTGACGGCAGTGTCCGGCAGGGCTTGGGGTGTCATCGGGTCGTCCTCGCCCTCGGAGAGCCGAACCCCTCGGCCGCCGTTCAACGGCCGGACGTCCCGTCCGGGCGGTCCCACCGCTCCAGACGGACCGCGTCGGCCTGCCGACGCCGTCCCTCGTCCCTGCGGCCCTGGTCGTCGAGCGCCTTGCCGTCCGACTCCTCGGCCAGGCCGCGGGCCTTCAGGATCTTGGCCCGCAAGATCCTGCGTACGTCGCGCATCGTGTCCTCCTGTGCGGTCAGCAGTAGTTCCACCGTCGAGCGGTTCATGTCTCCTCGCCAGCGGGGCAGAGCCGCCGGAGGTGGTCCGTCACCGGGCGGTCCGGTGCTCGGTGGCTCGCGCCGCTGTATCGGAGTGACCCCGTACGGCTCCGCCAAACGTGCGATCCGCCGTTCGGGGGGGCGTCGTAGGCTGAACCTGCCGTTCCGACCGACTGACAGGAGACCGAGGGCCGCGGAGAGTCCCACCGACGCGACGGTGGCGGAGGTCGTCGCCGAGCTGGCCGCGCTGGAGGACCCGCGGGCCCGCGCGGTGAACGAGAAGCACGGCGACGATCACGGGGTGAACCTCGGCAAGCTGCGGGCCGTCGCGAAGCGGCTGAAAACGCAGCAGGAGCTCGCGGTCCGGCTGTGGGAGACGGGTGTGACACCGCGGCGATGCTGCTGGCGCTCGACCTCTCCGGGCTGTACGTCCCCGTACGCACCGGACTGGATCCGAACCGTCCCCTGCGGAGAGGCGAGGACGGCACCGGGCGCCGCTGTGCCGCCCACGCCGGTTCCCCGCGCCCGCCGCACCGCCGCCGGCCCCGTCCTGCTCTTAGGGTCTCGACGTCCCCGCGGCGCCGGGCAGCCTCAGAGCCGGCTGACGACCCGCCGTTCCGGGCCGGCCTCCCGGTGGATGGGCTCCCTTCCCCCGGTCAGCGGCAGGCCCGTGCCGCCGCGCCGGGCCGCGACGATCTCGGCCGCGATGGCCAGTGCCGTCTCCTCCGGCGTACGGGCTCCGAGGTCCAGGCCGATGGGCGACCGCAGCCGCTCCAGCTCGACGTCGCCGAGGCCGGCCTCGCGCAGCCGCCGGGTCCGGTCCTCGTGGGTGCGGCGCGACCCCATCGCGCCGACGAACGCGGCGGGCATCCGCAGCGCCTCCGTGAGCAGCGGTACGTCGAACCGGGCCTCGTGCGTGAGGACGCACAGGACGGTACGGGCGTCGGTGCGGGTGCGCCGCAGATAGCGGTGGGGCCAGTCGACGACGACCTCGTCGGCTTCGGGGAACCGGGCGGGCGTGGCGAAGACGGGCCGGGCGTCGCACACCGTCACATGGTGGCCCAGGAACTTGCCGGCCCGGACCAGCGCGGCTGCGAAGTCGACCGCACCGAAGACGATCATGCGGGGCGGCGGGACGCTGGTCTCGACGAGCAGGGTGAGTCCGCCCGGGCAGTGCGAGCCGTCCTCGGAGAGGGCGACGGCGCCGGTGCGGCCGGAGTCCAGCAGGGCCGCTGCCTCGGCCGCCGCCGTACGGTCCAGCTCCGGGTGGCCGCCGAGCCCACCCTCGTGGGAGCCGTCGGCGCGGACGAGCAGGGGACGCCCCAGGAATCCGTCCGGGCCGTCCACCACCCGGGCGAGAGCCGCCGCCTCACCGGACACCGCGGCGGACAGCGCGGCCCGCAGCACCTCGCGCTCCGGTGCGCCGGGCCGTACCGGCGTGACCATGATGTCCAGGACGCCGCCGCAGGTCAGGCCGACGGCGAAGGCGTCCTCGTCGCTGTAGCCGAACCGTTCGCGAACGCTCTCGCCCGTTGCCAGGGCCTGCGCGCACAGTTCGTAGACCGCGCCCTCCACACAGCCGCCGGAGACGGAGCCGATCGCTGTGCCCTCGCTGTCGACGGCGAGGGCGGCCCCCGGCCCGCGTGGCGCGCTGCCGCCGACGGAGACGACGGTGGCGACCGCGAACTCCCGGCCCTCCGCCATCCATCGGTGCAGCTCACCGGCGATGTCAAGCATCCAGCGCTCCCCCGGCGGGCTGCGGCCCGGTCGCGGCGAGGACCCGGTCGGGGCGGATCGGCAGATTCCGGTGGCGTACGCCGGTGGCATGCCAGACCGCGTTGGCGACGGCCGCCGCCGCGCCCACGATGCCGATCTCCCCGACGCCCTTGATGCCGACCGGGTCGTCCGGGTCGTGGTCGTCCACCCAGTCGACCTCGATGGCGGGGGTGTCGGCGTGCGTGGCCACGTGGTAGCCCGCGAGGTCGGGGGCGTAGTGGCCGCCGGTGTTGCGGTCGCGGACCGCCTCCTCGTGCAGGGCCATGGAGATGCCCCAGGTCATCCCGCCGACGAGCTGGTTGCGGGCGGTGAGCGGGTTGACGATCCGGCCCGCCGCGAAGATGCCCAGCATGCGCCGCACCCGGATCTCGCCGGTGGCGGTGTCCACGGCGACCTCGGCGAACTGGGCGCCGAAGGAGTGGCGTTCCTTCTGCGCGAGTGCCCCGAGGGCCTCGGTGGTGTCGGACCGCACGGTGATCCCCTCCGGCGGGATGGATGGGGTCATCGCGAGCCGCTCCCGCAGTTCGGCGGCGGCCGCCGTGACCGCCCAGGCCCAGGAGCGGGTGCCCATGGATCCGCCGGCGATCATCGCGGGGCCGAAGTCGCTGTCGCCGATGCGGACCCGGACCTGTTCCGGTGCGGTCTCCAGCGCGTCGGCGGCGATCAGGGTGAGCGCGGTGCGGGCTCCGGTGCCGATGTCGGCGGCGGTGATGCGTACGGTGAAGGAGCCGTCCGCCTCGGCCGTGACCAGGGCCGTCGAGGGGGCGGCCCCGGCGCCGAAGGAGGCCGCCGCCGTGCCGGTGCCCAGCAGCCAGCGTCCCTCGCGGCGGATGCCGGGGCGCGGGTCGCGGTCCGCCCAGCCGAACCTGCGGGCTCCCTCGCGGAAGCAGGCCGCGAGGTTGTTGCTGCTGAACGGGAGTCCCGAGACGGGGCCGACGTCCGGCTCGTTGCGCAGGCGCAGCTCGATCGGGTCGATGCCGCCGCGTTCGGCGAGTTCGTCGAGGGCCGCCTCGATCGCGAAGGACCCCGGGGCCTCCCCCGGTGCGCGCATCCAGGTCGGGGACGGCACGTCGAGCCGGACGACGTGGTTGGCGGTGCGGTGGGCGTCGGCGTCGTACAGCACCCGGGCCACGCCCGCGCTGGGCTCGACGAACTCGTACACCGTGGACGTCTGGTTCAGCGATCGGTGTTCCAGGGCCAGCAGCCGGCCGTCGGGGGCCGCGCCGAGCCTGACCCGCTGGGTGGTGGGGCTGCGGTAGCCGCCCAGCGAGAACGTCTGACGCCTAGTCAGCACCACGCGTACGGGACGTTGCAGGGCGGTGGCGGCCATCACGGCGGACACCTGGTGGGCGCGCAGCCCCTTGCTGCCGAAGCCGCCGCCGATGTGTTCGGAGCGCACCCGCACCGAGGAGGGGTCGAGCGAGAACACCGTGGCCAGTTCGCCCTGGACCCAGCCGGCGCCCTGGTTGGAGTCGACGACCTCCAGCCGGCCGCCCTCCCACCGGGCGGTCGCCGCGTGCGGCTCCATCATGCTGTGCTGCTCTTCGGGGGTGGTGTACTCCGCGTCCACCACGAACGCGGAGGCGGCCAGTTGGGCGTCCAGGTCGCCCTTCTCCGTCTCGGCGGGCATATGGCCGGCGGCGGGGTAGGCGCCGGGGTGGCCGGCGTGGAACGCGGTGTCGTGCGGCTCCTGGTCGTACGACACCACGAGCGCTTCGGCCGCCTCCCTGGCCTCCTCGGGGGTCTCGGCGACGACCAGCGCGACCGGCCAGCCGGCGAACGGCACCCGGTCGTGCTGGAAGACGGCGCAGGTCGGGTCGGGCGGGGTGCCGAGCATGCCGACGTAATCGACGTTGAGGCGGGGGGCGTTGCCGTGGTGCAGCACGGTGAGCACGCCCGGCATGGCGAGGACCGGGGCGGTCTCCACATCGAGGATCCGGCCACGGGTGACGGTGGACAGCACGAGCCAGCCGTGGGCCAGCTCCGCGAAGGGGATCTCGCCCGCGTAGCGCGCGGCACCGGTGACCTTGTCGCGGCCCTCGACGCGGGTGCGGGCGGTGCCGACGGCTCCGCGAAGCGCCGAAGGGCCCGGGGTGGTGGTCGTCATCGGGCGTCCTCCCCGGCGAGTTCGGTCAGGACGGAGACCACGAGATTGCGCATGAGGGTCACCTTGTATCCGTTGTGGGGCAGCGGCCGGGCGGTGGCCAGCTCGGCGTCCGCGGCGGCGGCGAAGGTCGCGCCGTCGGCCGGTGCGCCGGTCAGGACGGCTTCGGCCGCACGGGCGCGCCAGGGGCGGGAGGCGACGGCTCCGAGGGCGAGGCGCGCTTGGCGTACACGCCCGTCCTCGATGGTGAGCGCGGCGGCGACGGAGCCGATGGCGAAGGCGTACGAGGCGCGCTCGCGCACCTTGCGGTAGCGGGAGCGGCCGGCGGCGGGCGCGGCGGGCAGGGTCACATGGGTGATCAGTGCGCCGGGCGGCAGGGCGGTCTCCCGGTGCGGGGTGTCGCCGACGGGGAGGTAGAAGTCGGTGATCGGGACGTCGCCGGGGCCGTCGGCGCTCTCGTAGGAGACGACGGCGTCGAACGCGGTGAGGGCCACTCCCATGTCGGAGGGGTGCACGGCCACGCAGTGGTCGGAGGCGCCGAGGACCGCGTGGTTGTGGTGTTCGCCCGCGACGGCTGGGCAACCGCTGCCCGGGGCCCGCTTGTTGCAGGGCTGCGACACATCGGTGAAGTAGCCGCAGCGGGTGCGCTGGAGGAGGTTGCCTCCGACGGTGGCCATGTTGCGCAGCTGCCCGGAAGCTCCGGCCAGCAGGGCCTGGGTCAACGCCGGGTAGTGACGGCGGACTTCGGGGTGGACGGCGAGGTCGCTGTTGGTGACGGTCGCCCCGATGCGCAGGCCGCCGTCAGCCGTGGGTTCGATGCGGTCCAGGGGGAGTTCGCGGACGTCGACGAGGAGGGCGGGGCGTTCCACGCCGGTCTTCATCAGGTCGACGAGGTTGGTGCCGCCGCCGAGGTACCGCGCGTCCGGGTCGGCGGCGAGCAGGGAGACCGCGCCGGTGACGTCGTGGGCGCGCTGATAGCCGAACTCCCTCATGCGGCGGCCTCCCCGGCGGCGTCGGTGGTGTGCTGCCCGGCGGCCTGTTCCTCGGCGGCACGGGCGACGGCCTGGACGATCGAGACGTAGGCGCCGCAGCGGCACAGGTTGCCGCTCATCCGCTCGCGGATCTCCTCGGGCGTCAGCGGTGGTGGTCCCGCCTCGGGAGCCGGGTCGTCGGTGACGGCGCTCGGCCAGCCGGCCGCGTGTTCCTCGATGACGGCGATGGCCGAGCAGATCTGGCCGGGCGTGCAGTAACCGCACTGGTAGCCGTCGAGATCGAGGAAGGCCCGCTGGACGGGGTGCAGTTCGTCACCCTCGGCCACGCCTTCGATGGTGGTGATCTCGCGGCCCTCGGCCGCGACCGCGAGGCTGAGGCAGGAGACGACGCGGCGCTGGTCGACCAGGACCGTACAGGCGCCGCACTGCCCCTGGTCGCAGCCCTTCTTGGTGCCGGTGAGGTCGAGGCGCTCGCGCAGGGCGTCGAGGAGGGTGGTGCGGTGGTCGATGGGCAGGTGGTGCTTCTCGCCGTTGATGTTCAGGGTGATCGCACGGGACGTCGACGAGGGCGCTGGGGCCATGTTCAGCCTTCTCTGGTGTCGGGTGACGAGGAGAACCCGGGCCTCGGTCGGTGACCGCCGGCCCCGGCCGGGAGTAAAGTAGCCCTAACCGGACCACTGTCCGCTTACCTGGAAAACGTAACGGACAGCTGTCCGGTTAACAAGGACGGGTTTCGGCCACGCACCCCGACCCCGGCCATGCCCCGAGGAGGATCCGTGTCCCAGCAGCCGAAGAAGGACACCGCCCTGCGTTCGGACGCTCAACGCAACCGCGAGCGCATCCTGCGCGTGGCCACGGTCGAACTGACGCTGCGCGCGGATGCCCCGCTGAGCGCGATCGCCAAGAAGGCGGGGGTGGGGCAGGGCACCTTCTACCGCAACTTCCCCCACCGGGAGGCACTGGTCCTGGAGGTCTACCGCTACGAGATGCAGCAGGTCGCCGACGCGGCGTGCGAGTTGCTGCAGACCCGCCCGCCGGAGAGGGCCCTGCGCGAGTGGATGGACCGGCTCGCCCGCTTCGCGATGACGAAGGCGGGTCTCGCGGACGCGATCCGGTTGGTGACCAGCGCGCCGGGCGGACCCGCGAAGCCCGGCCCCACCCCGGTCATGGACGCGGCCGGAACCCTGCTCCGCACCTGCGAGGAGGCCGGTGCCATCCGCCCCGGGGTGACGCCGGACGACTTCTTCCTCGCGATCGCCGGTCTCTGGCAGATCGATCCGCGCGAGGACTGGGAGCCGAGGGCCGGCCGGCTCCTGGATTTCGTCATGGACGGCCTGCGCGTGGGGGCGCCCGGCGGGTGACCGGACCGCCCCCCACCGTTGTCACAGGGCCATGTGATGATGCCCCGTGAGCTGAGCGGACCTGGGGAGGGACCGCGTGCGGACACAGAAGCGGGAGCGGTGAGTTGAGCAAGGGTGGGGCGTCCGTACCGGACGAGGAGTGGGAGCGGTTCCTGAGGGAGTCCGAGGCCGGCAGCCCGGGCGCGCCCGAGGAACCCTCGGCGCGGGCC
This sequence is a window from Streptomyces parvus. Protein-coding genes within it:
- a CDS encoding xanthine dehydrogenase family protein molybdopterin-binding subunit, which produces MTTTTPGPSALRGAVGTARTRVEGRDKVTGAARYAGEIPFAELAHGWLVLSTVTRGRILDVETAPVLAMPGVLTVLHHGNAPRLNVDYVGMLGTPPDPTCAVFQHDRVPFAGWPVALVVAETPEEAREAAEALVVSYDQEPHDTAFHAGHPGAYPAAGHMPAETEKGDLDAQLAASAFVVDAEYTTPEEQHSMMEPHAATARWEGGRLEVVDSNQGAGWVQGELATVFSLDPSSVRVRSEHIGGGFGSKGLRAHQVSAVMAATALQRPVRVVLTRRQTFSLGGYRSPTTQRVRLGAAPDGRLLALEHRSLNQTSTVYEFVEPSAGVARVLYDADAHRTANHVVRLDVPSPTWMRAPGEAPGSFAIEAALDELAERGGIDPIELRLRNEPDVGPVSGLPFSSNNLAACFREGARRFGWADRDPRPGIRREGRWLLGTGTAAASFGAGAAPSTALVTAEADGSFTVRITAADIGTGARTALTLIAADALETAPEQVRVRIGDSDFGPAMIAGGSMGTRSWAWAVTAAAAELRERLAMTPSIPPEGITVRSDTTEALGALAQKERHSFGAQFAEVAVDTATGEIRVRRMLGIFAAGRIVNPLTARNQLVGGMTWGISMALHEEAVRDRNTGGHYAPDLAGYHVATHADTPAIEVDWVDDHDPDDPVGIKGVGEIGIVGAAAAVANAVWHATGVRHRNLPIRPDRVLAATGPQPAGGALDA
- a CDS encoding TetR/AcrR family transcriptional regulator, whose product is MPRGGSVSQQPKKDTALRSDAQRNRERILRVATVELTLRADAPLSAIAKKAGVGQGTFYRNFPHREALVLEVYRYEMQQVADAACELLQTRPPERALREWMDRLARFAMTKAGLADAIRLVTSAPGGPAKPGPTPVMDAAGTLLRTCEEAGAIRPGVTPDDFFLAIAGLWQIDPREDWEPRAGRLLDFVMDGLRVGAPGG
- a CDS encoding XdhC family protein, which codes for MLDIAGELHRWMAEGREFAVATVVSVGGSAPRGPGAALAVDSEGTAIGSVSGGCVEGAVYELCAQALATGESVRERFGYSDEDAFAVGLTCGGVLDIMVTPVRPGAPEREVLRAALSAAVSGEAAALARVVDGPDGFLGRPLLVRADGSHEGGLGGHPELDRTAAAEAAALLDSGRTGAVALSEDGSHCPGGLTLLVETSVPPPRMIVFGAVDFAAALVRAGKFLGHHVTVCDARPVFATPARFPEADEVVVDWPHRYLRRTRTDARTVLCVLTHEARFDVPLLTEALRMPAAFVGAMGSRRTHEDRTRRLREAGLGDVELERLRSPIGLDLGARTPEETALAIAAEIVAARRGGTGLPLTGGREPIHREAGPERRVVSRL
- a CDS encoding (2Fe-2S)-binding protein, which translates into the protein MAPAPSSTSRAITLNINGEKHHLPIDHRTTLLDALRERLDLTGTKKGCDQGQCGACTVLVDQRRVVSCLSLAVAAEGREITTIEGVAEGDELHPVQRAFLDLDGYQCGYCTPGQICSAIAVIEEHAAGWPSAVTDDPAPEAGPPPLTPEEIRERMSGNLCRCGAYVSIVQAVARAAEEQAAGQHTTDAAGEAAA
- a CDS encoding HemK2/MTQ2 family protein methyltransferase, with amino-acid sequence MTPQALPDTAVTAPATGGAAPRPGRIVRLPGVYRPQTDTLLLALAMRREGIGPGTDLLDLCTGTGALALHAARLGARVTAVDISRRAVASARLNTALARLPVTVRRGDLLRALPGRTFDAVVSNPPYVPAPGPAVPRHGPGRSWDAGPDGRVILDRICDDAFAALRPGGLLLLVQSGLSRPEETVDRLSAAGLDVSVTDRVTIPFGPVTRRRAAWLRERGLLRDRLDREELVVIRGRKE
- a CDS encoding xanthine dehydrogenase family protein subunit M, encoding MREFGYQRAHDVTGAVSLLAADPDARYLGGGTNLVDLMKTGVERPALLVDVRELPLDRIEPTADGGLRIGATVTNSDLAVHPEVRRHYPALTQALLAGASGQLRNMATVGGNLLQRTRCGYFTDVSQPCNKRAPGSGCPAVAGEHHNHAVLGASDHCVAVHPSDMGVALTAFDAVVSYESADGPGDVPITDFYLPVGDTPHRETALPPGALITHVTLPAAPAAGRSRYRKVRERASYAFAIGSVAAALTIEDGRVRQARLALGAVASRPWRARAAEAVLTGAPADGATFAAAADAELATARPLPHNGYKVTLMRNLVVSVLTELAGEDAR